One stretch of Papaver somniferum cultivar HN1 unplaced genomic scaffold, ASM357369v1 unplaced-scaffold_154, whole genome shotgun sequence DNA includes these proteins:
- the LOC113336950 gene encoding uncharacterized protein LOC113336950, with the protein MIRALRKFGGSTPVYSPHSPSANPISKPNPSLSPTHSSSSSVQLNRVRHSRVYRTEQYVHPSYFYCDMEDFKELLIGYKSGNRKMYPYIIAALNAKYSEHGEDDKKLMKELGVLSQGDDKKEVHRENCARRDEGEGKEVDSTTGFMKKERVGGWPPNPYGISGQDFFFFGRAGRKVTDALGKPGHYLW; encoded by the exons atgATACGGGCTTTACGAAAATTCGGTGGTTCTACTCCTGTCTACTCGCCACATTCCCCATCTGCTAATCCGATCTCCAAACCAAACCCTAGTTTATCACCCACtcactcatcttcttcttctgttcaATTAAACAGAGTTCGCCACTCCAGAGTTTACAGAACCGAACAGTATGTTCACCCAAGTTACTTTTATTGCGACATGGAGGATTTTAAAGAGTTGTTAATTGGGTACAAGAGTGGTAACAGGAAAATGTATCCATATATAATCGCAGCTTTGAACGCTAAGTATTCTGAACATGGAGAAGATGACAAGAAGCTTATGAAAGAGCTTGGAGTTCTATCACAAGGTGATGATAAGAAGGAAGTTCATCGCGAGAACTGCGCCCGTCGTGATGAGG GAGAAGGGAAAGAAGTGGATTCAACCACGGG GTTTATGAAAAAGGAGCGTGTGGGGGGCTGGCCTCCTAATCCATATGGGATCAG TGGtcaagatttcttcttcttcggcaGGGCAGGCCGTAAAGTAACTGATGCACTCGGCAAACCAGGTCATTATCTGTGGTAA